In Caldisalinibacter kiritimatiensis, the genomic stretch CCAGTAAGAAGAAAAGAAATACCTAAACCAAACGGAGGAGTAAGACTTTTAGGAATACCTACGGTAATAGATAGATTAATACAACAAGCAATACAGCAGGTAATAAATCCGATATTTGATAGTGAATTTTCAAATAGTAGCTTTGGGTTTAGACCAGGAAGAAGTGCTCATATGGCTCTTAAACAATCACAGAAATATATCAACGAAGGCTACAAATATGTAGTAGATATGGATTTAGAAAAATTCTTTGACAATGTAAATCA encodes the following:
- a CDS encoding reverse transcriptase domain-containing protein → PVRRKEIPKPNGGVRLLGIPTVIDRLIQQAIQQVINPIFDSEFSNSSFGFRPGRSAHMALKQSQKYINEGYKYVVDMDLEKFFDNVN